The Christiangramia flava JLT2011 region GCTATTGCCTTCCGGAGGATTATGGGCGTAAGATCAAGTTCTTGAAAGACCATGTACCAGGAATCGAGAATGTGATCATTTCCTGTCACTGTCACAACGATCTTGGATTGGCTACAGCCAATGCGATTTCAGGAGTGGCAAATGGCGCCAGACAAATTGAGTGCACCATAAACGGTATAGGTGAAAGAGCCGGTAATACGTCTTTGGAAGAAGTCGTAATGATCTTAAGACAACACCCTACCTTAAATTTAAATACGAACATTAACCCGAAGTTATTGTTTGACACCAGTAAAATGGTCTCCAGGGAAATGGGTATGTACGTCCAGCCTAACAAAGCGATCGTCGGGGCCAATGCCTTTGCTCACAGTTCCGGAATTCACCAGGATGGCGTCATAAAGAACAGAGAAACATACGAAATCATAGATCCAGCCGACGTAGGGGTTACCGAGTCGGCTATTGTTTTAACAGCCCGTAGTGGTCGTGCCGCTTTAGCGTACAAAGCCAAGAAAATGGGTTATAACCTAACGAAATTGGAATTGGACGTGGTTTACCACGAATTCTTGAATTTCGCAGATCAGAAAAAAGAAGTTGCCGATACCGATATCCATACAATCATGGAGATCTATCGTAAAAATGCAAGAGCTATAGCTTAATGAAAAAGACATTATTTGATAAAATTTGGGATGCTCATGTAGTTGAAAGTATTCCTGACGGTCCGGATATTTTGTACATCGATAAACATCTGATACACGAAGTAACGAGTCCGCAGGCTTTTAATGAATTGAAGGAGCGAAAAATTCCTGTGGCCAGACCAGATCAGATCGTGGCCACGGCCGATCATAATACGCCTACACAAAATCAGCATTTACCGGTTAAGGACCTTTTGTCAAGAAAACAATTGAAAGAACTTTCGCAAAACTGCGAAGAAAATGATATTACGCTGTATGGCCTCGGCCATCCTTATAATGGGATCGTTCACGTGATGGCGCCAGAATTGGGAATTACCCAACCTGGAATGACCATTGTTTGTGGTGACAGTCACACTTCAACTCACGGCGCATTCGGAACGATTGCCTTCGGTATCGGTACCAGCCAGGTTGCCCAGGTTTTTGCAAGCCAATGTTTACTGGTTGAAAAGCCGAAAAAACTTCGGGTGAATGTTAATGGAAAACTCAAAAAAGGAGTGCTTCCAAAGGACGTGATCCTGTATATCATCAGCCAGCTTGGAACCAATTCCGGAACCGGATATTTCTGTGAATATGCCGGAAATGTATTTGAAGAAATGTCTATGGAAGGTCGTATGACCGTTTGTAATATGAGTATCGAAATGGGTGCGCGTGGCGGACTTATCGCTCCTGATGAAACTACTTTTGAGTATGTTAAAGGTCGCGAGTTTGCTCCTAAAGGGGAACAATTCGAAAAACAGGTTTCTTACTG contains the following coding sequences:
- a CDS encoding 2-isopropylmalate synthase — its product is MSTEKVEIFDTTLRDGEQVPGCKLNTQQKLKIAARLDELGVDVIEAGFPVSSPGDFQSVTEISKLVKNAAVCGLTRAVKKDIEVAAEALQYARKPRIHTGIGTSDSHIKYKFNSSRSEIIDRAAEAVAYAKKYVDDVEFYAEDAGRTDNEFLAKVCAEVVKAGATVLNIPDTTGYCLPEDYGRKIKFLKDHVPGIENVIISCHCHNDLGLATANAISGVANGARQIECTINGIGERAGNTSLEEVVMILRQHPTLNLNTNINPKLLFDTSKMVSREMGMYVQPNKAIVGANAFAHSSGIHQDGVIKNRETYEIIDPADVGVTESAIVLTARSGRAALAYKAKKMGYNLTKLELDVVYHEFLNFADQKKEVADTDIHTIMEIYRKNARAIA
- the leuC gene encoding 3-isopropylmalate dehydratase large subunit, which encodes MKKTLFDKIWDAHVVESIPDGPDILYIDKHLIHEVTSPQAFNELKERKIPVARPDQIVATADHNTPTQNQHLPVKDLLSRKQLKELSQNCEENDITLYGLGHPYNGIVHVMAPELGITQPGMTIVCGDSHTSTHGAFGTIAFGIGTSQVAQVFASQCLLVEKPKKLRVNVNGKLKKGVLPKDVILYIISQLGTNSGTGYFCEYAGNVFEEMSMEGRMTVCNMSIEMGARGGLIAPDETTFEYVKGREFAPKGEQFEKQVSYWKTLKTDEDAEFDQEYSFDAEDIEPMITYGTNPGMGIKLTGSIPLEGNKSDSKALAYMNFKPGEILIDKTINWVFIGSCTNSRIEDFRVAASYIKGKQKAENVNALIVPGSRQVATQIKEEGLDKVFEEAGFTLRQPGCSACLAMNDDKIPEGEYCVSTSNRNFEGRQGQGSRTILASPLTAAATAVAGKLVDFTKSLN